The genome window CACGGGCGTCGACATGGTGTAGGCCCACACGGGCGTGCCTATGATGACGATGTCATATCCGGCAAGGTCCTTTTTCAAGGGCTGGAGCTTCGTGAGCATCTTCCCCGAAGCCTGTCTCCCGGCCATGAACCAGCCGATCGGGCCGGACCTGTTAACCGTATCGAAGATCTCCTCAACGTCACAGCCGAGTTCTCTGGCGATAGCTTCACCGGCTATCTTCGTATTGCCGGTCCTTGAATAATAGATTACGAGCGCTTTCATGCTTTTCGATAAATTCCTATGTATGAGTTTGCAATAAAGTTATGCGTGAATGAAAACAGCGGCTTGATAATTATTTTCATGCGGCCAATTTCGCCAACCTATATAACGTCATATATGGAGTTGAAAAACGGTGATTAAGGATGGATGGATTGAGAAAGGTAATGGCGGTCTTTGCCATGATGGTCATTGTAACGGCCTTTATTGCTCCGGCGATGGCTCAGTCATATGGTGGACAGATGGCACAGCCCGCATATCAGGGAGGCGAACAGCAGGGCCAGATGGCACAGCCCGCATATCAGGGAGGCGCACAGCAGGGCCAGATGGCACAGCCCGCATATCAGGGAGGCGCACAGCAGGGCCAGATGGCACAGCCCGCATATCAGGGAGGCGCACAGCAGGG of Methanocella sp. contains these proteins:
- a CDS encoding flavodoxin family protein — its product is MKALVIYYSRTGNTKIAGEAIARELGCDVEEIFDTVNRSGPIGWFMAGRQASGKMLTKLQPLKKDLAGYDIVIIGTPVWAYTMSTPVRTLLAENKDKIKKVAFFLTMGGRGDATTFQGMEEVCGKKPVATLALLTKNVKNGTYVEAIKKFAGSLKA